The following proteins are co-located in the Takifugu flavidus isolate HTHZ2018 chromosome 16, ASM371156v2, whole genome shotgun sequence genome:
- the LOC130540202 gene encoding 14-3-3 protein beta/alpha-A-like: MERKDLVMKAKLAEQSERYDDMAEMMKEVTEQGVDLTNEERNLLSVAYKNVVGARRSAWRVLSSLASKSEANSAEHKRITEYRKKVEQELEEICNKVLNLLAEYLIKNSENHESQVFYLKMKGDYYRYLAEVASEDTKQNTIEESRKAYTDAVETATAMPSTHPIRLGLALNFSVFYYEILNDPVQACELAKKAFNDAISELDELKEESYKDSTLIMQLLRDNLTLWTSDNAADEGEGGEGGEGEEEAK; this comes from the exons ATGGAGAGAAAGGATCTTGTTATGAAGGCCAAGCTGGCGGAGCAGAGTGAACGCTACGATGACATGGCAGAAATGATGAAGGAGGTTACAGAACAAGGAGTGGACTTGACAAACGAGGAAAGAAACCTGCTCTCCGTCGCCTACAAAAACGTGGTTGGGGCGAGGCGGTCTGCATGGAGGGTGTTGTCCAGCCTTGCGTCAAAGAGCGAGGCCAACTCGGCGGAACATAAACGAATCACAGAATATCGGAAGAAGGTGGAGCAAGAGCTGGAAGAAATCTGCAACAAAGTTTTG AACCTGCTGGCGGAATATTTAATCAAAAACTCTGAAAATCATGAAAGCCAGGTCTTCTATTTAAAGATGAAGGGGGACTACTACAGATACCTTGCCGAGGTTGCCTCTGAAGATACGAAACAAA ACACCATTGAGGAGTCACGAAAGGCATATACGGATGCTGTTGAAACTGCCACTGCGATGCCCTCCACACATCCCATTCGCCTGGGATTGGCCCttaacttctctgtcttctaTTATGAGATTCTCAATGACCCTGTACAGGCCTGTGAGCTGGCCAAGAAG GCATTCAATGATGCCATTTCAGAGTTGGATGAACTAAAAGAGGAATCTTACAAAGACAGCACCCTGATCATGCAGCTCCTCAGAGACAATCTGACA